One Novosphingobium sp. 9U genomic window, CGGGTTCTATTCGCCCAACCCGCTGGCGGCCGACTTCGACTTGATCAGCGTCAGCAGCATCCAGGTCCTGAAGGGCCCGCAAGGCACGCTGTTCGGCCGGAACACCACCGGCGGCGCGATCTTGGTCTCCACCCGCGAGCCCAATACTAACGCCAACTCGTTCGAAGGCCGTGCCAGCTACGGCCGCTACAACGAGGCGCGCATCGAAGGGATCGGCAACTTCGTCATCTCCGACCGGGTCGCGCTCAGCGTCGAGGGGCAGTACCGCCGCGGCGACGGCTGGCAGCACGATATCTCGACCGATCGCGATGTCGGCAAGTACGAGAACTGGTCTGCGCGCGTCAGCCTCAAGGCCGACCTCACCGATGACGTCTCGCTGCTGCTGCGCTACAAGCACGGTCAGGTCGACGATCCCTCGCCGTTGCTGGTCTCCAGCTACGTGGACGACCAGATCGGTGTCGGCGCTCCGTTCGGTGGCATCCCCGGCACCTTCACCACGCGCAAGAACGAGATCGCATCGGGATCGCAGCCGGAGTTCTTCCGCTCGAACTCGGACGTATTGCAGGCGACGTTGACCGCGGATCTGGGTTTCGCGAACCTCACCTCGTACTCGCAATACCGCAACGAGAAGGTAAATTCGTCGCTTGAGCTCGACTACTCGGGCGCGGATATTTTCCAGCTCGGACTGCCCAACAATAACGAGACCTGGAGCCAGGAACTCCTCCTGACGTCCAAGAGCGGCCCCAAGCTGCAGTGGACCGCCGGCTTGTTCTATTTCGAGAACACCGACCAGTACATTACGGGAATCGACACCGGCGGCGCTGCCAATCGCATTCGCCTAGGCGGCTCCAGCACCACCGTACGCAGCTATGCCGCTTTCGCGGACGCCACTTACGAGATCACGCCCAAGCTCTTCCTCACCGGCGGCTTGCGCTACGCCTACGACAAGGTGGACGACGCCTACTACAACACCCGGTTCCTCAATCCGGCACCGATCACGTTGCCGAACGGGACTACGTGCTCGGCCACTGGCGGACGCGTCTACCTCAAGGATTGCGACCCGGGTGCGATCAAGTTCGCTGATAGCGGCCGCCTGACGCCGCGCGCGGTGATCCGCTTCAAGCCCGACGATCGCTCGAGCATCTACGCCTCGTTCACGCGCGGCTACAAGGCGGCGGTCGTGGACGTCGGCGGCTCTTGCCAGAACGCGCCCTATGTCTGCAGCCGGGTAAGTCCCGAAAAGGTCAATGCCTACGAACTGGGCTTCAAGTACGAAAAGCCTGGTTTCTCGCTGGAGGGCGCGGGCTTCTATTATGACTACAGCGACCTGCAGGTCTCGATCTACGAGGCCGGCACGGCGCGGATCGTCAACGCCGCCCAGTCGGAGATCTACGGCCTGGAAGGCGCCGCGCACGTGCGGCCGGTGCAGGGTCTCGATCTGTCTGCCGGCGCGTCCTGGGTGCACGCACGCTACAAGGACTTCAACAATGCACCGATCTACACGCCGTGCGCCTCGCTGGGCGCTGTTGCTGCCGCAGGATGCGCTGCCAACGGAGTGACGTTCCTGGTGCTCGGTCAGAACCTCGACAACGTGACCATGCAGCGCACGCCCGAGTTCACCGGCTACATCGGTGCGCGTTACGCCACGCCACTGGCGAGCGGCGAACTCGCGCTGTCCGGCAACCTGTCCTACTCGTCGAGCTTCTTCTTCGGACCCTCGGGCATCCAGTTTAAGCAGGGCGGCTACGAGACTCTGTCGCTGCGCGCGCAGTGGACCGCTCCCGACGATCGCTGGTACCTGGCGGCCTATGGCGACAACGTGACCAACAGCCGTTACCTGACGCAGGTGCAGTACTCCAACTTCGGCATTGGCGCGAACTGGAGCAAGCCGACGACCTTCGGTGGCGAAGTCGGCTTCAAGTTCTGATGGGAGACCGGTGTTCCCAGACGGGTATTGTCTGGGAGCGCGGGACTAGCAAGAATGACACGCGACGCCGGGGAGGGAATGTCCTTTCCGGCGTTTCGCACGTGGCCATAGAGCCGACGAGGAGAGCCTGACATGACCGAACGCCGCAAGTACCGCGTGATCCAGTGGGCGACCGGAAACGTCGGCAGCCGCGCGTTGCGCAGCGTGATCGAGCATCCTGAGATGGAGCTCGTCGGCCTGTGGGTCAGTTCCGAGGGCAAGGTCGGCAAGGACGCCGGCGAACTGGCAGGCCTCGGTAGCGAGACCGGGGTCAAGGCCACCAACTCGGCGGCAGACCTGATCGCGCTCGATGCGGACTGCGTGCTCTACATGCGCCAGGGCACCGACTGGGACGAGCTGGTGTCGATCCTGGCGTCGGGCAAGAACGTCGTGACCACGCGTGGCGACTTCCACCATCCCGGGACGATCGAGCCGGCCAATCGCAAGCGTATCGAAGACGCCTGCCAGCAGGGCGGAACCTCGATCTACAGCACCGGCTCGAGCCCTGGCTTCGTTACCGAGGCGCTGACCATTCCGCTGCTGTCGCTCGCGCGCCGGCATGACCTCATCACCATCGACGAGTACGCCGACGTCTCGAGTCGCGACTCGCCCGAAATGCTGTTCCAGATCATGGGTTTCGGCGAACCCGTCGGCCCTTACGACCAACGCCGGGCCGAGCACCTGAAGGGCGACTTCGGCAGCTCGCTCTCGCAGATCGGCGAAGCCATCGGCCTGCCGATCGACGAGATCGAGGCGTTCGGCGAACTCTCCGGCACCAAGGAGACGCTCCACATCGCCGCCGGTACGGTCGAGGCGGGCACGGTGGGCGCAATGCGGACGACGATCACCTGCAAGCACCAGGGTCGCTCGGTGCTTCGCTTCCGCGCCAACTGGTACGTCACCACCGATATTCAGGACGAAGGCTGGAACCTGCGCGATTCGGGCTGGCGCATCCAGACCGAAGGCGACACGCCGGTGCTGGTCGACATTCACTTCCCGGTGCCCGAGGAGGACTATGCCGCGTTCACACCGGGTCTGACCGCGCACCGCCCGGTCAATGCCATCGCCGCAGTGTGCGCAGCGGAGCCGGGCATCCGGACCACGGTGGACCTGCCGCAGATCGTGCCGGTATTTGCTTGAGCCCTAACCCTCTCCCCTTGAGGGGAGGGGGTTCTGCATTACCGCCGGGACGGCAGCGCTGCAGTCGCCGTCGCGGCATCGCCGCCGAGCACGCGGTAGAGCGTCACGCGATTGCTCGCCTGCGCCAGACGAGTGGCAATCTCCGACTGCTGTGCCCCATACAGGCTGCGCTGCGCGTCGAGGCTGGCGAGGAAGCTGTCGACACCGAAACGATAGCGCGCCTCGGTCAGCTTGGCGGTGTCCGCGGCAGCGGCGGTGTTGGCGGAGGCGGCGCGCAGCCGCTCGGCCAGGGTGCCCTGGTCGGCCAGGGCGTCGGAGACTTCGCGGAAGGCCACCTGGATGGCGCGTTCGTAGCTGGCAACGGCAGCGTCGCGCTGAGCGCGGCTGACCTCGACATTGGCGACACGGCCGCCTGCGTTGAACAGCGAGTACGAGGCGTCGGCGCCTGCCGACCAGCTGAACGCACCGCCGCTGAACAGAGAGGAAAGCGCAGAGCTCGCCACGCCGAGCAGGCCCGTCAGGGAGATGGACGGGAATAGCTGCGCACGCGCGACGCCGATGTCGGCATTGGCCGCGCGCAGCTGGTACTCGGCCTCAACCACGTCGGGACGGCGCAGAAGCACTTGCGAGCTGGTGCCGGCGGGCAGGGTGGCGAGCGTATTGTTCACTTGCGCGATGCCGGCGGGGAGCAGCGCCTGGTCGAACTCGGCTCCAATCAAGAGGCGGATGATATTGGCGTCCTGCGCCAGCGCCGTCCTCTGCTGGGCAAGGTCGCCGCGCGCGGTTTCCAGCACTTGTTCGGCCTGGCGCAAGTCGGTGCGCGGGGCGACGCCGCCGTTCAGGCGCAGGCTGGTCAGCTCGACGCTGCGCTGGGCATTGGCCGCGGTCGCCTCGGCCAGCCTGAGCAAGTCCACGTCCGAGCCATACGTCGCCCAGGCTTGCGCCAGGTCGGCGATCAGCCCCAGCCGCACGGTGCGTGCGGTCGCCTCGGTCGCGAGCGCCGTGTTCCGCTGGGACTCCGTGGCATTCGCGTAGCGGCCGAAGAAGTCGAGTTCGAAGCTGGAGACGCCGCCTTGTAGGCCATAGGACCAGCCGCTGCCCGAGCTTCGGGTGGTTCCCGTGCCCGAGCCCGTACCCGACCCAGTGTTGCCTGTAGTCGAACTCCCCCGGTTGGCGTAAGTGGCCGAGGCGCTGACGCCGATCGCCGGGAACTGATCGGATCGGACGACCCGCACTTGCGCGCGTGCCGCCGCAAGGTTGGCCGCGGCGACGCGCAGGTCGCGGTTGTTCTCCAGCGCCTGCGCGATCAGCTGCTGCAAGCGCGGATCG contains:
- a CDS encoding TonB-dependent receptor encodes the protein MLKEQLRASAAIGAILVGATIVANPAFAQAGAAGAPQDAAASDNDVIIVTAQRRAEAQVDVPISITTLSSDALDTANVQQLSDIGKVTPALRFDFAGGFFQPTIRGIGTAVATSGGGGNVGIYIDGFYSPNPLAADFDLISVSSIQVLKGPQGTLFGRNTTGGAILVSTREPNTNANSFEGRASYGRYNEARIEGIGNFVISDRVALSVEGQYRRGDGWQHDISTDRDVGKYENWSARVSLKADLTDDVSLLLRYKHGQVDDPSPLLVSSYVDDQIGVGAPFGGIPGTFTTRKNEIASGSQPEFFRSNSDVLQATLTADLGFANLTSYSQYRNEKVNSSLELDYSGADIFQLGLPNNNETWSQELLLTSKSGPKLQWTAGLFYFENTDQYITGIDTGGAANRIRLGGSSTTVRSYAAFADATYEITPKLFLTGGLRYAYDKVDDAYYNTRFLNPAPITLPNGTTCSATGGRVYLKDCDPGAIKFADSGRLTPRAVIRFKPDDRSSIYASFTRGYKAAVVDVGGSCQNAPYVCSRVSPEKVNAYELGFKYEKPGFSLEGAGFYYDYSDLQVSIYEAGTARIVNAAQSEIYGLEGAAHVRPVQGLDLSAGASWVHARYKDFNNAPIYTPCASLGAVAAAGCAANGVTFLVLGQNLDNVTMQRTPEFTGYIGARYATPLASGELALSGNLSYSSSFFFGPSGIQFKQGGYETLSLRAQWTAPDDRWYLAAYGDNVTNSRYLTQVQYSNFGIGANWSKPTTFGGEVGFKF
- a CDS encoding dihydrodipicolinate reductase gives rise to the protein MTERRKYRVIQWATGNVGSRALRSVIEHPEMELVGLWVSSEGKVGKDAGELAGLGSETGVKATNSAADLIALDADCVLYMRQGTDWDELVSILASGKNVVTTRGDFHHPGTIEPANRKRIEDACQQGGTSIYSTGSSPGFVTEALTIPLLSLARRHDLITIDEYADVSSRDSPEMLFQIMGFGEPVGPYDQRRAEHLKGDFGSSLSQIGEAIGLPIDEIEAFGELSGTKETLHIAAGTVEAGTVGAMRTTITCKHQGRSVLRFRANWYVTTDIQDEGWNLRDSGWRIQTEGDTPVLVDIHFPVPEEDYAAFTPGLTAHRPVNAIAAVCAAEPGIRTTVDLPQIVPVFA
- a CDS encoding efflux transporter outer membrane subunit, producing the protein MTRVRLTLSLVSALALGACSLAPKYVAPTPPVPQTWPAGDAYLLQSEANLPVVSYTEVFRDPRLQQLIAQALENNRDLRVAAANLAAARAQVRVVRSDQFPAIGVSASATYANRGSSTTGNTGSGTGSGTGTTRSSGSGWSYGLQGGVSSFELDFFGRYANATESQRNTALATEATARTVRLGLIADLAQAWATYGSDVDLLRLAEATAANAQRSVELTSLRLNGGVAPRTDLRQAEQVLETARGDLAQQRTALAQDANIIRLLIGAEFDQALLPAGIAQVNNTLATLPAGTSSQVLLRRPDVVEAEYQLRAANADIGVARAQLFPSISLTGLLGVASSALSSLFSGGAFSWSAGADASYSLFNAGGRVANVEVSRAQRDAAVASYERAIQVAFREVSDALADQGTLAERLRAASANTAAAADTAKLTEARYRFGVDSFLASLDAQRSLYGAQQSEIATRLAQASNRVTLYRVLGGDAATATAALPSRR